In Microbacterium terrisoli, the genomic stretch CGTCGGCTCCGGCGACCGCCTCGTGCACGTCGGTGAACAGCGAGAGCGAACCGCCGGTCTCGGCCGCGCGACGGTCGGCGTCGGCGACGACGTCTTCGCGCGGTGCGTACGCCTCGGGCGAGGCGACGCGCACGTGCATGCCCGCGGTGACTCCGGCCAGCACGTAGGAGTGCGCCATGTTCGACTTGCCGTCGCCGAAGAACGCGAGGGTCAGGCCTTCGAGCTCGCCCTTGTGCTCGCGGATCGTCAGCAGGTCGGCCAGCAGCTGGCACGGGTGGAAGTCGTCCGACAGGGCGTTGATCACCGGCACGCGGGTCCCCCGCGCCATCTCCTCCAGGCCCGCCTGCGCGTAGGTGCGCCAGACGATCGCCGCCACCTGCCGCTCCATCACACGCGCCGTGTCGGAGGGGGTCTCTTTGCCTCCGAGCTGGCTGCTCGCGGTCGAGATGATCAGCGGCGAGCCGCCCAGGTCGGCGATGCCGACGGCGAACGACACGCGCGTGCGCGTCGAGGACTTGTCGAAGATCACAGCGACGGTCTGCGGACCGGCCAGGGCCTTGGACGCCCAGCGGTCCTTCTTCAGTTCGATCGCGAGATCGAGGATCTCGGACTGCTCGGCACGAGTCAGATCGTCATCGCGCAGCAGGTGGCGGGTCACGTCGACTCCCTTGGGTTGCTCAGTGCATGGCATGCGGAACCTCCGGTACAGATGTGGATGCCGCGACTTCGGCCAGTGCGGCGGAGAAAAGGGTGGTGAATTCGTCGATCTCGGCGTCGCCGATCGTGTAGGCGGGAGCGATGCGGATCACGTCGGCTGTGGGCGCGTTGATGATCAGGCCACGCCGCTGCGCGGCATCCCGAACCTGCGACGCGAC encodes the following:
- the argF gene encoding ornithine carbamoyltransferase — protein: MTRHLLRDDDLTRAEQSEILDLAIELKKDRWASKALAGPQTVAVIFDKSSTRTRVSFAVGIADLGGSPLIISTASSQLGGKETPSDTARVMERQVAAIVWRTYAQAGLEEMARGTRVPVINALSDDFHPCQLLADLLTIREHKGELEGLTLAFFGDGKSNMAHSYVLAGVTAGMHVRVASPEAYAPREDVVADADRRAAETGGSLSLFTDVHEAVAGADVVVTDTWVSMGKEEEKLERIRDLGGYKVTSDLMREAREDAIFIHCLPADRGYEVDAEVIDGPQSVVWDEAENRLHAQKALLVWLLQHNGAASPPVAGVAGVAAGGAA